A segment of the Streptomyces sp. P9-A2 genome:
CGACATCGCGGAGATCGGCGACGCCTTCCTCGAGCACCCGGTCCCGAAGGTCATCTCCTTCACCGGCTCCGACGCGGTCGGCCGCCACGTGGCCACCGTCTGCGCACGCCTCTTCAAGCGCTCGATCCTCGAACTCGGCGGCAACAGCGCGCTGGTGGTCCTCGACGACGCCGACGTCGACTACGCGGTCGACGCGGCCGTGTTCAGCCGGTACGTCCACCAGGGCCAGGTCTGCATGGCCGCCAACCGGGTGCTGGTGGACCGCGCGGTGGCCGACGAGTTCACCGAGAAGTTCGTCACCAAGGTCAAGTCCCTCAAGGCCGGCGACCCGCGCGACCCCGGGACCGTCATCGGCCCGGTGATCAACTCCCAGCAGGCGGACTCGCTGGCCGGGGTCGTGGAGCAGGCGCTCGCCGAGGGCGCGACCGCCCTGGTGCGCGGCGCCCGGACCGACAACCTGGTCGAGCCGTCCGTGCTCACCGGCCTCCCCGCCGACTCCGCCCTGCTCCGGCAGGAGGTCTTCGGCCCGGTCGCCTTCCTCGTCCCGTTCGACGGCGAGGAGGAGGCCGTACGCCTCGTCAACGACACCCCGTACGGCCTGAGCGGCGCGGTGCACACCGGGGACATCGAGCGCGGGGTCAACTTCGCCAAGCGGATCGACACCGGCATGTTCCACGTGAACGACGGCACCGTGCACGACGAGCCGATCGTCCCCTTCGGCGGCGAGAAGAGCTCCGGCAACGGCCGGCTGAACGGCGAGGCGATGCTGGACGCCTTCACCACGATGAAGTGGATCTCGGTGCAGCACGGCCGCAGCGGATTCCCCTTCTGAGCCGTCGCTCCCGACTCGTTCCTCCTCGCCGGGCCCTTGCGGACAGTACCTGTCCGCAAGGGCCCGTAGCGTCGTCGGTGTCAGGGAAACCGGGGCGGAAGCCCTCACCGACGAAAGGCGGCCGTCATGGTCACTCACGTTCCCGCGGAGACCCAGGGCGACGAGCGGGGGGCGCTGCTGGCCTTCATCGAGGAGCAGCGTGGGGGCATCCGCCGGTCGGTGCTCGGCCTCACCGACGAGCAGGCCGCGTCGCGGCCCACCGCCAGTGAGCTGTCCCTGGCCGGGCTGCTCAAGCACGTCGCCGAGATCGAGCAGGTCTGGATCGCCCGGGCCAAGGGCGAGCCGCCGGCCGTCCACCGGGACGAGTCGAACTGGCACGAGTGCTTCCGGCTGGTCGGAGACGAGACCGTGGAGTCCTGGCTCGCGTACTACGAGAAGGT
Coding sequences within it:
- a CDS encoding DinB family protein, which codes for MVTHVPAETQGDERGALLAFIEEQRGGIRRSVLGLTDEQAASRPTASELSLAGLLKHVAEIEQVWIARAKGEPPAVHRDESNWHECFRLVGDETVESWLAYYEKVATETESFIRAVPSLDDTFLLAKTSWNPKEEWLSMRWLCLHLIREIARHAGHADIIRESLDGATAFELVAKEQGNSWG
- a CDS encoding aldehyde dehydrogenase family protein — encoded protein: MSSYFTDLAQQYIDGEWRPGTGSWDIIDFNPYDDEKLASITIATVDEVDEAYRAAARVQKQWAATNPYARRAVLEKALALVEEREGEITEAIIAELGGTRLKAAFELHLAKEFLRESVHLALRPEGRIIPSPVDGKENRVYRVPVGVVGVISPFNFPFLLSLKSVAPALALGNGVVLKPHQNTPVVGGTLIAKIFEDAGLPGGLLNVVVTDIAEIGDAFLEHPVPKVISFTGSDAVGRHVATVCARLFKRSILELGGNSALVVLDDADVDYAVDAAVFSRYVHQGQVCMAANRVLVDRAVADEFTEKFVTKVKSLKAGDPRDPGTVIGPVINSQQADSLAGVVEQALAEGATALVRGARTDNLVEPSVLTGLPADSALLRQEVFGPVAFLVPFDGEEEAVRLVNDTPYGLSGAVHTGDIERGVNFAKRIDTGMFHVNDGTVHDEPIVPFGGEKSSGNGRLNGEAMLDAFTTMKWISVQHGRSGFPF